GACTCGCAGATGCGCCGGGTGGCCTCGATGCCGTTCAGTTCGGGCATGGTGACGTCCATGACGACGAGGTCCGGCAGAAGTTGCGTGGCAAGCTCGACGGCTTCGCGGCCATTGGAGGCTTCACCCACTACTTCGAGGTCCTCCTGCGAGTTGAGGATCATGCGGAAGCCGTTGCGGACCACGGCGTGGTCATCGGCCAGCAATATGCGTTTTCTCGGGCTCTGCATCTTTCTCTTCGATCCGCCTCGGCGTGGGCAGGTCCACTTCGATCCGGACGCCGCCGCCGTTGGGGACGCCGAAGGCGAGCACCGCACCGATCTCCTTGGCGCGGGCGCGCATGCCCACCAGGCCGAGAGAGGGCCGGTTTTCGTCGCTGTCGCCGCGCGCGAGGCCGCGGCCGTTGTCCTCAATGGTCATCTGGACGCCTGGCGCAACGCGGGCGAGCGTCACCCGGACGGCGGTAGCGCCGGAGTGGCGGGCAGCGTTGGTGAGCGCTTCCTGCGCGATGCGGAACAGGTGTGTTTCGACTTCGTCGTCGAGGCGGCCGCGGAAATCGGAGATGTAGGAGGTGGCGATGCCGGTGCGCTGTTCGAAGCCGTCGGTGAGCCAGCGGAGTCCGGCGTCGAGGCCGAAGTCGTCGAGGATCACTGGGTGGAGGAGCTGGGAGAGTTCGCGCACGTTGGCGATGGCGGAGTCGACGAGATGAATGCAATCCGCGCGGCGTTCGTTCCAACTGGCCGAGCCGCCGGCGCTGAGATTGGCCTTGACGGCCGCGAGGGACTGGCCGAGTTCGTCGTGCAGTTCGTGGCTGAAGCGCCGCGCGAGCGATTCCTGGCTTTGGAGCATGTGCCACGAGACGCGGCTCAATTCGTTCGCCTGCCGTTCGATCTTGCGGATGCTGGTGCGGGCGAAGTGGATGGTGATGATAGCGCAGATGGCGGCGAGGACGAGACACGTGCCGAGCAGGAGGCGGGATTGCGAGGCGAGCTGGCGCGATTCGGCTTCGATGCGGCGCTCGCTGTACTTCATGCGCTCCTCGGAGGCGACAAGGAGGTCCTGCTCGACATCGACGAGACGGTCGTGGAGATCGAACAGGCGCGCCGTGCGCGCCGGCGTGCGGGGGCCGCGGCTTTCGATGGCGAGGCGAACTTGGTCGGAGAAAGCTCGGCCGGCCTTTTCAAGTTCGCGCCAACGCGGCGCTTCGGGGCTTGTCGCGGCCGCCGCGGCGGCGTGGCTGAGCGCGCGGTCGGCGGCGGCGAGCTCGCTGACGAGTTTGGCGTGGTCCCCGATCTCGAGTCCGGGCGCGAGCTGGTGGAGGATGGCGGCCATGGCGTGCTGCCCGGCCTGCACTTCGTTGAGCAGGCGGGCCATGGCGATTTGCTCGCGGCCCACTTCGGCGGCGTCGGCCTCAATGGCGCGCGTCCCTCGCACGGCGACCAGGCCGGCGAGGCCGAGAAGCGCAAGGACAAGCGCAAACCCGGCGACGAGTCCGCGAAACACGGCCCGCTCCGAGATGCGGGCCGCGTCGA
This DNA window, taken from Bryobacteraceae bacterium, encodes the following:
- a CDS encoding sensor histidine kinase, which encodes MNWFDAARISERAVFRGLVAGFALVLALLGLAGLVAVRGTRAIEADAAEVGREQIAMARLLNEVQAGQHAMAAILHQLAPGLEIGDHAKLVSELAAADRALSHAAAAAATSPEAPRWRELEKAGRAFSDQVRLAIESRGPRTPARTARLFDLHDRLVDVEQDLLVASEERMKYSERRIEAESRQLASQSRLLLGTCLVLAAICAIITIHFARTSIRKIERQANELSRVSWHMLQSQESLARRFSHELHDELGQSLAAVKANLSAGGSASWNERRADCIHLVDSAIANVRELSQLLHPVILDDFGLDAGLRWLTDGFEQRTGIATSYISDFRGRLDDEVETHLFRIAQEALTNAARHSGATAVRVTLARVAPGVQMTIEDNGRGLARGDSDENRPSLGLVGMRARAKEIGAVLAFGVPNGGGVRIEVDLPTPRRIEEKDAEPEKTHIAGR